Proteins from one candidate division KSB1 bacterium genomic window:
- a CDS encoding C25 family cysteine peptidase has protein sequence MVLGGYVEKDIGIMYITKVFIAVYSVLLLISGLQANDGFSVLQRAPQSVTVLFRLPDTVTAETIENNGRVRSVLKVGPNPVPDPVYSTLFNRPVSSAKAQVIEQVRYTVPSPPPIKSTEYRLDGSSAPDSVDTSIAYDPLTLKSLGAFQNNPLWSLVVRPVVYDPGHRAYSVMRKLVIQISFTPIETPLVNSTIDEKDFIDSLYPLLRSEQKPVSAQPPLQKRSAETGERCKIMVSEEGFYRVTGHDLDSAGVDLFDIDMRNLALRCNGEQVPVYVSGWQDGQFHAEDYIEFWGTPSAQVFPEAPDIAMDPFTRANVYGLSWNRKGRWMSVENTVSSESFDTDVIRPFAFYDSVHVERNSFYERLSSVQTQDMRDRWFWDGGLESGEKKEYSFELIHPDQQSILPVFVKIMMCGRTPGTTQQHQAGAYMNDRFISSSAWTGQDRAIVQNDETTPLRGAHLQHGSNVLSLLNTRSPDDFDYVMLNWFQVRYPRLYRAHAGLLRFTVPPHQKRGKFLFRIDGFESDEIDLYKLGHSKLRGAQIAQVEDFEGNTSFQISFQENVYSSDIHFLAVTPDARKHPDRILADTASDLLSETGDADYLVISHPKFRPTEALQRFIEYRRGTGYQVRVVETTDIYDEFNYGRPSSFAIRDYIKSVAQGGKLQYVLLVGDGCYERLHMAADTLDYVPVHMLQTFKFGAAASDYWYSRLDGDDRIPDVFLGRLPVRTVEELETITNKIIDYERGGEAGDWYNRLLMISGNNPTFRTQKLDLAKTLSPSVQKRFLATLRESGLDDDPFFGGTADLLDYFDMGCSIMTFHGHGGGAVWADNGLLRLNDVERIYSQDRWPVIFSMTCFTGAFESPHRRSLAEELLFSEQGCVAMVAASGVGWFWNDYYLEKEILKYLYENPGETLGRVLAAGKINYHAHYIGPIVASELDQYHLLGDPALRLPLPDSKLDIQATPRLVQPGDTLHVEVRSSSEQGTVYMDVQDSSFQILESRAKPIQSGAATFSWPVPSRLNGRTGTVRAFSIDPVGKKAHGASRFSMDKALVDSVYTQFPNDSLYIHARILANEPLQHVWVRVMGDSIVLQPRDQNWYHAERGRYIEWRGLTVNYTLYVQTESNENYKFALAKTIPYGQEPALVDSVIFLEGNDRVTLNTGITNLGDQTVTDVPVEFSVRTAGQDDWQPIGLDSVTLRAGAETQASVPYPPPFSNFEVRVVIDPDSSTPDEYRNNNILQNVIDGHVLQAMPGFGFQVGDSQLTRVDITNTVSLSVSASSFSQPSVVYAQPDSFITISEQPALKRALKYGIDLQIRNPAAVAQPLVLSWTLPDSLRQEAQQLAVYQKPVKGSYWIQLPTSLQNTGLEAEIRKSGKLAVLNSSDQEPPVVSLSIDGQPYVWGKFISATPLLALRIQDDNGLYLSRSSLTVFLDDEDITDEVVQDTLPVSHQHVIELNPEFESGTHRLVVQAVDASGNQGEEKEFEFTINREFALEFLGNYPNPFADQTRFAFVVTQPCRDIQLVIYTTSGRLIRRLYPGLSGEDPNPLGADYHEILWDGLDHEGYPVANGVYFFRLSAKHKKGVKHVEGKIAKIQ, from the coding sequence GTGGTTTTGGGGGGATATGTGGAAAAAGATATTGGAATCATGTATATAACTAAAGTATTTATTGCTGTATATTCTGTTTTGCTGCTTATATCAGGACTGCAGGCCAACGATGGGTTTTCTGTGTTGCAGCGCGCCCCTCAGAGTGTGACGGTTCTTTTTCGGCTGCCGGACACTGTTACCGCTGAGACTATAGAGAACAACGGAAGGGTGCGTTCTGTTCTTAAAGTCGGCCCGAACCCGGTTCCGGATCCGGTTTATTCCACGCTGTTCAACCGGCCCGTATCATCCGCGAAAGCCCAGGTGATTGAACAGGTCCGGTACACCGTCCCTTCACCCCCGCCGATTAAATCAACTGAATACAGGCTGGACGGCAGTTCCGCGCCGGATTCGGTCGATACATCGATTGCGTATGATCCGCTGACCCTGAAATCTCTGGGCGCCTTTCAAAACAATCCCTTGTGGAGCCTGGTGGTTCGTCCTGTGGTCTATGATCCCGGTCACCGGGCCTATTCCGTCATGCGTAAACTTGTCATTCAAATTAGTTTCACCCCGATCGAAACTCCGCTGGTCAACAGCACGATTGATGAAAAAGACTTTATAGATTCCCTGTATCCGCTGCTGCGGTCGGAACAAAAGCCGGTCTCGGCACAGCCGCCGCTGCAAAAACGTTCTGCTGAAACCGGAGAGCGATGCAAGATCATGGTGTCTGAAGAGGGGTTTTACCGCGTCACCGGCCATGATCTGGATTCGGCCGGAGTGGATTTGTTTGATATTGATATGCGCAATCTGGCTTTGCGCTGTAATGGTGAGCAGGTGCCCGTGTATGTCAGCGGCTGGCAGGATGGACAGTTTCATGCCGAAGACTATATTGAATTCTGGGGAACCCCCAGCGCGCAGGTGTTTCCGGAAGCGCCCGATATCGCCATGGATCCGTTTACGCGCGCCAATGTGTACGGGTTGTCCTGGAACCGCAAAGGGCGCTGGATGAGCGTGGAAAATACAGTGTCTTCCGAATCATTTGATACTGATGTGATTCGGCCGTTTGCATTTTATGATTCGGTGCATGTGGAGCGCAATTCATTTTATGAACGCTTGTCCTCAGTGCAAACACAGGACATGCGGGATCGCTGGTTCTGGGACGGAGGACTTGAAAGCGGAGAAAAAAAAGAATATTCTTTTGAATTGATACATCCGGACCAGCAGTCCATTTTACCGGTGTTTGTAAAAATTATGATGTGCGGCCGTACCCCCGGAACGACTCAACAACACCAGGCCGGCGCCTATATGAATGACCGTTTTATATCTTCTTCCGCCTGGACCGGGCAGGACCGGGCAATTGTGCAAAATGATGAAACCACACCGCTGCGCGGCGCGCATTTGCAGCATGGAAGCAATGTGCTGTCGCTTTTGAATACACGCAGCCCGGATGACTTTGATTATGTGATGCTGAACTGGTTTCAGGTGCGCTATCCCCGACTGTATCGGGCGCATGCCGGATTGCTCAGGTTCACTGTGCCTCCCCATCAGAAACGCGGTAAATTTCTGTTTCGCATCGATGGGTTTGAAAGCGATGAGATTGATCTGTACAAACTCGGACACAGCAAGCTCAGGGGAGCGCAAATCGCCCAAGTGGAGGATTTTGAAGGCAATACATCGTTTCAGATCAGTTTTCAGGAAAATGTCTATTCGAGTGATATTCACTTCCTTGCCGTAACCCCGGACGCCAGAAAACATCCGGACCGGATTCTCGCGGATACAGCCTCGGATTTGTTGTCGGAAACCGGCGATGCGGATTATCTGGTTATTTCACATCCCAAGTTCAGGCCAACCGAAGCCTTGCAGCGGTTTATCGAATACCGCCGGGGGACCGGTTATCAGGTGCGGGTTGTCGAAACCACGGATATTTACGATGAATTTAATTACGGACGGCCTTCCTCATTTGCCATACGCGATTATATCAAAAGCGTGGCACAGGGCGGCAAACTGCAGTATGTTTTATTGGTGGGGGACGGTTGTTACGAACGGTTGCATATGGCAGCGGATACCCTGGATTATGTGCCGGTGCATATGCTGCAGACGTTCAAATTTGGCGCCGCTGCCAGCGATTATTGGTACTCTCGGCTGGATGGCGATGACCGCATCCCGGATGTATTTCTCGGCAGGTTGCCGGTCCGCACGGTGGAAGAACTTGAGACTATTACCAATAAAATCATCGACTATGAACGCGGCGGCGAGGCCGGCGATTGGTACAATCGGTTATTAATGATATCGGGAAACAACCCGACGTTTAGAACACAGAAACTGGATCTGGCAAAGACACTGTCACCGTCCGTTCAAAAACGCTTTCTGGCCACGTTAAGAGAATCGGGTCTGGATGATGATCCGTTTTTCGGCGGCACAGCCGATCTTTTGGACTATTTTGACATGGGCTGTTCCATTATGACGTTTCACGGTCACGGTGGCGGCGCCGTATGGGCGGATAACGGGCTGCTGCGTCTAAATGATGTGGAGCGTATTTATTCACAGGATCGCTGGCCGGTTATTTTCAGTATGACCTGTTTTACCGGCGCGTTTGAATCGCCGCACCGGCGCTCCCTGGCGGAAGAACTCTTGTTTTCCGAACAGGGCTGTGTGGCGATGGTGGCTGCCAGCGGCGTCGGCTGGTTCTGGAATGATTATTATCTGGAAAAGGAAATTTTAAAATATCTGTACGAGAATCCGGGCGAAACCCTCGGGCGGGTGCTGGCAGCCGGTAAAATTAATTATCATGCGCATTATATCGGCCCTATTGTCGCTTCGGAACTGGATCAGTATCATTTGCTGGGAGATCCGGCCTTGCGGCTCCCCCTGCCTGACTCTAAACTTGATATTCAGGCCACACCCCGACTGGTGCAACCGGGCGATACACTGCATGTTGAGGTCAGATCATCATCTGAACAGGGTACTGTATATATGGACGTACAGGACAGCAGTTTTCAGATTTTAGAATCCCGGGCGAAACCGATTCAATCCGGCGCCGCTACATTCAGCTGGCCGGTGCCGTCCCGGCTGAACGGCCGTACCGGCACGGTTCGCGCATTCTCGATAGACCCTGTCGGCAAGAAAGCGCACGGGGCCAGCCGTTTCAGCATGGACAAGGCGCTGGTGGATTCCGTTTATACGCAATTCCCAAACGACAGTTTATATATTCACGCCCGAATCCTGGCTAATGAACCGTTACAGCATGTTTGGGTTCGGGTTATGGGCGATTCCATTGTCCTGCAGCCGCGGGATCAGAACTGGTATCATGCAGAGCGCGGCCGTTATATCGAATGGAGAGGACTGACTGTCAACTATACCCTTTATGTACAAACCGAATCGAATGAAAATTACAAGTTTGCCCTGGCCAAAACCATTCCTTATGGACAGGAACCGGCACTCGTAGATTCTGTTATTTTTCTTGAAGGAAATGACCGTGTAACGCTTAATACAGGTATTACTAATCTGGGTGATCAGACGGTAACCGATGTACCTGTTGAGTTTAGTGTCCGGACCGCCGGACAAGACGATTGGCAACCAATCGGGCTTGACAGTGTGACCCTGCGCGCCGGTGCAGAGACGCAGGCATCTGTCCCTTATCCGCCGCCTTTTTCAAATTTTGAGGTGCGGGTTGTCATTGATCCGGACAGCAGTACGCCGGATGAATACCGGAACAATAATATACTGCAAAATGTTATAGATGGGCATGTGCTGCAGGCGATGCCCGGCTTTGGTTTTCAGGTTGGCGATTCGCAGCTGACTCGGGTTGATATCACGAATACTGTAAGTTTGAGTGTATCGGCCTCGTCTTTTTCTCAACCAAGCGTTGTTTATGCACAGCCGGATTCTTTTATCACAATTTCTGAACAGCCGGCGTTGAAAAGGGCGCTGAAATACGGAATTGACTTGCAAATTCGCAATCCCGCGGCTGTAGCACAACCGCTTGTTTTATCCTGGACTCTGCCGGATTCTCTGCGTCAGGAGGCGCAGCAGCTTGCGGTTTATCAAAAGCCGGTCAAGGGTTCATATTGGATTCAGCTGCCGACATCGCTGCAGAACACCGGACTCGAAGCTGAAATTCGTAAAAGTGGAAAATTAGCGGTGCTGAACAGTTCGGATCAGGAACCGCCGGTGGTGTCGCTGTCAATCGATGGTCAGCCCTATGTGTGGGGAAAATTCATCAGCGCCACACCGCTTTTGGCTCTGCGCATTCAGGATGATAACGGACTTTATCTGTCGCGTTCCAGTCTGACTGTTTTTCTCGATGATGAGGATATTACAGATGAGGTGGTGCAGGACACCCTGCCTGTTTCTCATCAGCATGTCATCGAGTTGAATCCGGAATTTGAATCCGGTACGCATCGGTTGGTGGTGCAGGCCGTGGATGCCAGCGGCAATCAGGGTGAGGAAAAAGAGTTTGAATTTACCATCAATCGGGAGTTTGCACTGGAGTTTTTAGGCAATTATCCAAATCCGTTCGCGGATCAAACGCGTTTTGCCTTTGTTGTGACCCAGCCCTGCCGGGATATACAGCTTGTAATATATACCACCTCCGGACGTTTGATCCGGCGTCTATACCCGGGATTGTCAGGTGAGGATCCCAATCCGTTGGGCGCGGATTATCATGAAATATTATGGGACGGTCTTGATCATGAGGGGTATCCGGTTGCGAATGGTGTTTATTTTTTCCGTCTGAGCGCTAAACATAAAAAGGGTGTAAAACACGTCGAGGGCAAAATTGCAAAGATACAGTAA
- a CDS encoding aldose epimerase family protein, which yields MSIEKQPFGTTLDGTDVSLYTLTNENGMQVKITNYGGTVTSILVPDKQGNVTDVVLGFDDLGAYIKDSPYFGCIIGRFGNRIAGGQFKLDDKVYKLAVNNGPNHLHGGEKGFDKQVWDVVEHPSKDGGVLELHYHSPDGEENYPGNLDVVVSYTLTAENEIVIRYRASTDQKTLVNLTNHTYFNLKDAGKSDVLNHVLELNADHFTPINEKLIPLGKIQPVQGTPMGFTQPKPIGQDIDQDDEQLKRAGGYDHNFVIKGKAGDVRFVARVTDPQSGRMLEVYSKEPGVQFYSGNFLDGTLTGKQNTVYQKRHGFCLETRALSGFSEPAGISVDRAAARRSI from the coding sequence ATGAGTATTGAAAAGCAGCCCTTTGGAACAACCTTGGACGGCACGGATGTGTCTTTGTATACGCTGACCAATGAAAACGGTATGCAGGTTAAAATTACAAATTACGGCGGTACGGTTACGTCGATTCTGGTCCCGGACAAACAGGGGAATGTTACAGATGTTGTGTTGGGCTTTGATGATCTGGGTGCCTATATCAAGGACAGTCCTTATTTCGGATGTATTATCGGACGGTTCGGCAACCGGATCGCGGGCGGTCAGTTCAAACTGGATGATAAAGTCTATAAATTGGCGGTCAACAACGGCCCGAACCATCTGCATGGCGGAGAGAAAGGCTTTGACAAGCAGGTCTGGGATGTGGTGGAACACCCGTCCAAAGACGGCGGCGTGCTGGAACTGCATTACCATTCTCCCGACGGGGAAGAGAATTACCCGGGCAATCTGGATGTGGTTGTCTCGTATACGCTCACCGCTGAAAACGAAATTGTAATCCGATACCGCGCTTCAACCGACCAAAAAACGCTCGTGAATCTGACCAATCACACCTATTTCAATCTTAAAGATGCGGGAAAATCCGATGTCCTGAATCATGTGCTCGAGTTGAACGCCGATCATTTTACACCGATCAATGAAAAGTTGATTCCACTCGGAAAAATCCAGCCGGTTCAGGGTACGCCCATGGGTTTTACTCAACCCAAACCAATCGGTCAGGACATTGATCAGGATGATGAACAATTGAAACGCGCCGGCGGCTATGATCATAATTTTGTCATCAAGGGCAAAGCCGGCGACGTGCGGTTTGTCGCGCGTGTCACTGACCCGCAATCCGGACGCATGCTGGAGGTCTATAGCAAAGAACCCGGTGTTCAGTTTTATTCCGGTAATTTCCTGGATGGGACCCTTACCGGCAAACAAAACACGGTGTATCAAAAACGGCATGGATTTTGTCTGGAAACCCGAGCATTATCCGGATTCTCCGAACCAGCCGGAATTTCCGTCGACCGTGCTGCAGCCCGGAGATCAATATGA